In one Neobacillus sp. CF12 genomic region, the following are encoded:
- a CDS encoding nuclease-related domain-containing protein codes for MAYKERIESDELKLLRSLNNRTVLPSKEKIIYLNLEKGYKGELMFDHLSERLDPKKFLVLNDLRLETNSTNFQIDTFIISQVTQFPCEVKNFEGDYYYESDQFFAMNENEIQNPLDQIKRSDTLLRQVFQKKKYSISLKSNVFFVNPSFTLYQAPLNKPIIYPTQLDKFIDDLNRRPSILNDYHYKIADYLVKEHKTVSPYTRLPPYDYEKLNKGLTCFSCLSFSVKAGETKILCNVCGCMENVENGILRSVRELKLLFPSIKITTNLVYEWCKVIESRKQIRRILKKNYTIIGTRHSTYYI; via the coding sequence ATGGCATATAAGGAACGAATCGAGTCAGATGAATTAAAGTTGTTAAGATCCTTGAACAATCGTACAGTTTTACCGAGCAAAGAGAAAATAATTTATTTGAACCTTGAAAAAGGTTACAAAGGCGAGTTGATGTTTGATCATTTAAGTGAGCGACTTGATCCTAAAAAGTTTTTAGTATTGAATGATTTGCGGTTGGAAACCAACTCTACGAATTTTCAAATAGATACCTTTATTATTAGCCAAGTAACCCAGTTTCCTTGTGAGGTGAAAAATTTTGAAGGGGATTATTATTACGAATCTGATCAGTTTTTTGCAATGAATGAAAATGAGATTCAGAATCCGCTAGACCAAATAAAAAGAAGCGATACCTTACTTCGGCAAGTTTTTCAAAAGAAAAAGTACTCTATCTCCCTAAAATCAAATGTCTTCTTTGTAAATCCATCATTCACCCTCTATCAGGCACCATTGAACAAACCTATCATTTACCCCACTCAGCTCGATAAGTTTATTGATGATTTAAATAGGAGACCCTCTATACTGAACGATTATCACTATAAAATAGCTGACTATTTAGTCAAGGAACATAAAACAGTTTCTCCCTACACTCGATTACCCCCTTATGATTATGAGAAATTGAATAAAGGATTGACCTGTTTTTCCTGTCTTTCCTTCTCAGTTAAGGCTGGAGAGACTAAAATTTTGTGCAACGTATGTGGCTGTATGGAAAATGTTGAGAATGGGATATTGCGGTCTGTGAGAGAGCTAAAACTTCTCTTTCCTAGTATAAAAATCACCACTAATTTGGTGTATGAGTGGTGTAAAGTAATTGAATCCAGGAAACAGATAAGGAGAATATTGAAAAAAAATTATACTATAATTGGAACAAGACATTCTACGTACTATATTTAA
- a CDS encoding dynamin family protein, whose amino-acid sequence MVQTANKQQTISSLKNKILALYEYLIKQRDNENAEKTKQLAKKLQNKEFMIAFCGHFSAGKSTMINKVVGENLLPSSPIPTSANLVKVKSGEEYAKVFFKNEKPRIYLAPYDYELVKKYCKDGDQIEEIEISHADSQLPANTVIMDTPGIDSADDAHRVATESAIHLADLVLYVMDYNHVQAELNFLFTKELTEAGKEVYLVINQVDKHKEEELTFQQFKGSVQDSFGAWGVKPARIFYTSLKYQDHKLNEFNDLKAFIAEKLQNKDQLLQQSIFHSLIKIAQDHLDQARNKREEELQPIFDVLDELPEEEKQQLTQTYQSISANLQTLENGVKETEKEFDAEIAKILSNAYLMPFQTRELAESFLEASQPEFKVGFLFSKQKTLEEKNARLDRLYQDLQEKTKLQLEWHLREYLISILKNNSLDNQELQNKAQSFSIKVPIDLIVQTVKQGALVSGEYLLHYTEDLANGIKKIAREGILEFKLALIPELTAKTKKLTEMYQEEFKNIEQYVSALSEKTNFEKEIALKEETVGMLLNDSDENQDDKYLLFQQEEEEAEVVYGQALPETESLEKKLPVTKIKTNVTKQTETEKARSHLQNMVSRLNHTAKLIDNLPGFKKLAKELEDKADRLAHKGFTVALFGAFSAGKSSFANALMGEKVLPVSPNPTTAAINKIKPITDRYQHGTVLVKFKEANAMLEDVNRSLKLFDLESSTLEGASGEIDKVMLEKGQEGVAEKTHYAFLQAFKKGFHQHGEQLGSVLETDLNAFADFVALEEKSCFVEWIELYYDCELTRKGITLVDTPGADSINARHTGVAFDYIKNSDAILFVTYYNHAFSKADREFLIQLGRVKDAFQLDKMFFIINAIDLAENEEEKDTVTEYVTEQLIKYGIRKPHLYPLSSLFALQEKLEPNRDAHSGMGNFEGDFYHFISNDLTEMAITSAGNEVNRVQELVFNLIQSSKEDQSVKDKKRTEIEKQKVMIKELLEKQSPEGLQKRITLEGEELLFYIKQRVFLRFSDFFKEAFNPSTLRDDGRNLKKALQSSLDELLESLGFDFAQELRATTVRLDSFAGKVLADYYTGLTRSLNEINKELSFSTFEMKHEGEIEFPLAFNQLNKQLFTKALSYFKNPKSFFEKNEKKLMSDELFNVLNVPADEYLKSEGENLTVYYSDILMEQFALLIKQIEDQADDFYLSLLTALDGGVSVDVLEEIYQKLEESK is encoded by the coding sequence ATGGTGCAAACGGCTAATAAGCAACAAACGATTTCGTCACTAAAAAATAAGATTCTTGCTTTATATGAATACCTTATTAAGCAACGTGATAATGAAAATGCTGAAAAAACAAAGCAATTAGCAAAAAAATTGCAGAACAAGGAGTTTATGATTGCTTTTTGTGGTCATTTCTCGGCTGGAAAGTCAACGATGATTAACAAAGTAGTCGGCGAGAATTTGCTCCCTTCGAGTCCCATTCCCACCAGTGCCAACCTCGTAAAGGTGAAATCTGGTGAAGAATATGCGAAGGTTTTTTTCAAAAATGAAAAGCCTCGCATCTATTTGGCACCATATGATTATGAATTAGTGAAGAAATATTGCAAAGATGGAGACCAAATCGAAGAAATTGAAATCAGCCATGCCGATTCCCAGCTTCCTGCAAATACGGTTATTATGGACACTCCTGGAATTGACTCTGCGGATGATGCCCATCGGGTGGCAACGGAATCTGCAATTCACCTTGCTGACCTCGTTTTATATGTAATGGATTATAACCATGTCCAAGCCGAGCTGAATTTTCTATTTACAAAAGAATTAACGGAAGCAGGAAAAGAAGTTTATCTCGTTATTAATCAGGTGGATAAGCATAAGGAAGAGGAACTGACCTTCCAGCAATTTAAAGGAAGTGTCCAGGATTCCTTCGGGGCTTGGGGAGTAAAGCCAGCTCGAATCTTTTATACTTCCTTAAAATATCAAGACCATAAACTAAATGAATTTAATGATTTAAAGGCATTTATTGCAGAGAAATTGCAAAATAAGGACCAACTTCTACAGCAATCCATTTTTCATTCATTAATAAAAATTGCTCAAGATCATTTAGACCAAGCTCGCAATAAACGGGAAGAAGAACTTCAGCCTATTTTTGACGTTTTAGATGAACTGCCTGAAGAAGAAAAGCAGCAATTAACACAAACCTACCAATCAATCAGTGCAAACCTTCAGACTCTTGAAAATGGAGTAAAGGAAACAGAAAAGGAATTTGATGCGGAAATAGCAAAGATATTAAGCAATGCCTATTTAATGCCGTTTCAAACAAGAGAATTAGCAGAATCGTTTCTTGAAGCCTCACAGCCAGAATTTAAAGTAGGATTTCTTTTTTCAAAACAAAAAACGTTAGAAGAAAAGAATGCTCGTCTTGATCGACTATACCAAGACCTGCAAGAGAAGACGAAGCTACAGCTTGAATGGCATCTGCGTGAATATTTAATTTCTATTCTCAAGAACAATAGTTTAGATAACCAAGAATTACAAAATAAGGCACAATCGTTTTCTATTAAAGTTCCAATTGATTTGATTGTTCAAACGGTTAAACAAGGAGCTTTGGTTTCTGGTGAATATTTACTTCATTACACAGAAGACTTGGCTAATGGAATTAAAAAAATAGCTAGAGAGGGTATTTTAGAATTTAAACTTGCTCTTATACCTGAATTAACAGCAAAAACAAAAAAATTAACAGAAATGTATCAGGAAGAATTCAAAAATATTGAACAATACGTAAGTGCCCTTTCTGAAAAAACAAACTTTGAAAAAGAAATTGCTCTAAAAGAAGAAACAGTGGGCATGTTGCTAAATGATTCCGACGAAAACCAAGATGATAAGTATTTGCTTTTTCAACAAGAGGAAGAAGAAGCTGAAGTCGTTTATGGTCAGGCACTGCCCGAGACAGAATCTCTGGAAAAGAAATTGCCAGTGACTAAGATAAAAACAAATGTAACGAAGCAAACCGAAACAGAAAAAGCCAGAAGTCATTTACAAAACATGGTTTCTCGTTTAAATCATACTGCAAAGTTAATTGACAATCTCCCAGGTTTTAAAAAGCTGGCGAAAGAATTGGAAGATAAAGCAGACAGATTGGCACACAAGGGGTTCACAGTTGCTTTATTCGGTGCATTTAGTGCGGGTAAGTCTTCGTTTGCCAATGCACTAATGGGGGAAAAGGTGCTGCCGGTATCACCGAACCCGACCACGGCTGCGATTAATAAAATCAAACCTATAACTGATCGGTATCAGCATGGCACCGTGCTCGTAAAATTTAAAGAGGCCAATGCGATGCTTGAGGATGTAAACCGTTCATTGAAGTTATTTGATTTGGAAAGTTCTACTTTAGAAGGGGCATCAGGAGAAATTGATAAGGTAATGCTTGAGAAAGGACAGGAAGGTGTTGCGGAAAAAACACACTATGCTTTTTTACAGGCATTTAAAAAGGGATTCCACCAACACGGTGAGCAGCTCGGTTCGGTTCTAGAAACTGACTTAAATGCATTTGCAGATTTTGTAGCACTTGAAGAAAAGTCGTGTTTTGTTGAATGGATTGAGCTTTATTATGATTGTGAATTGACACGCAAAGGGATTACCCTAGTTGATACACCAGGGGCTGATTCAATTAATGCCCGTCATACAGGAGTAGCATTTGATTATATTAAAAATTCTGATGCGATTCTGTTTGTTACGTATTATAACCATGCCTTTTCTAAGGCTGACCGAGAGTTTTTAATTCAGTTGGGTCGTGTTAAGGATGCTTTCCAACTCGATAAAATGTTCTTCATTATTAATGCCATTGACTTAGCTGAGAATGAGGAAGAGAAGGATACTGTTACGGAGTATGTAACAGAGCAGTTAATTAAATATGGAATTCGGAAACCACATCTCTATCCATTATCTAGTTTATTTGCTTTACAGGAAAAGTTGGAACCAAACAGGGACGCCCATTCCGGAATGGGAAATTTTGAAGGTGATTTCTACCATTTTATTTCAAATGATTTAACTGAAATGGCCATTACTTCAGCGGGAAATGAAGTGAATCGTGTTCAGGAGTTAGTGTTTAACCTAATTCAGAGTTCAAAAGAAGATCAATCCGTAAAGGACAAAAAACGGACTGAAATAGAAAAACAAAAAGTGATGATCAAAGAATTATTGGAGAAACAGTCACCAGAAGGGTTACAAAAACGAATCACGCTCGAGGGGGAAGAACTTCTTTTTTATATTAAACAAAGGGTATTCCTTCGCTTTAGTGACTTCTTTAAAGAGGCTTTTAATCCTTCAACCTTAAGAGATGACGGGAGAAATCTGAAGAAGGCATTACAATCATCACTGGATGAATTGTTAGAAAGTCTAGGTTTTGATTTTGCACAAGAGCTGAGAGCAACCACAGTCAGACTCGACTCTTTTGCCGGGAAAGTGTTAGCAGACTATTATACAGGACTTACGCGCAGTTTGAATGAAATCAATAAAGAGTTATCATTTTCGACTTTTGAAATGAAGCATGAAGGAGAAATTGAGTTTCCTTTAGCTTTTAATCAATTAAATAAACAGCTGTTTACGAAAGCATTGTCTTATTTTAAAAATCCAAAGTCCTTTTTTGAAAAAAATGAAAAGAAGCTTATGAGTGATGAACTTTTTAATGTTTTAAATGTTCCTGCTGATGAATATTTGAAGTCAGAAGGAGAAAATTTAACGGTTTACTACTCCGATATATTAATGGAGCAATTTGCGCTATTAATTAAACAAATAGAAGATCAGGCAGATGATTTCTATTTAAGCCTTTTAACTGCCTTGGATGGCGGAGTTTCTGTTGATGTATTAGAAGAGATTTATCAAAAGCTGGAAGAGTCGAAGTAA
- a CDS encoding sulfurtransferase has protein sequence MNLFVDKEWLLKNLHDRVRVVDCSFSLADPTKGRQEYDKNHIPGAIYFDLEKDLSGDVGEHGGRHPLPNFEEFINKLEKAGIDSTTMVIAYDQGEGAFAARFWWLLQYLGHEKVFVLDGGLRGWSEGNYPLTSEVPVLKKATFKPNINHDLLANMEEVKAVSGGQVSNTILVDSREEKRYLGLEEPIDKKAGRIPGAINKPWFEGLNAGYYKTAEVQNQRFSDINPENDVIVYCGSGVTAAPNFLALKAAGFEKVKLYLGSFSDWISYQENKIE, from the coding sequence ATGAATTTATTCGTTGACAAAGAATGGCTGTTAAAAAATTTACATGATCGAGTACGTGTTGTTGATTGCTCTTTTTCATTAGCAGATCCTACAAAAGGCAGACAGGAATATGATAAAAATCATATTCCTGGAGCCATCTATTTTGATCTTGAGAAGGATTTATCAGGTGATGTTGGTGAACATGGCGGCCGACACCCATTGCCAAACTTCGAAGAGTTTATTAATAAGCTTGAAAAAGCGGGTATTGATAGTACCACAATGGTAATTGCCTATGATCAAGGAGAAGGTGCTTTTGCAGCAAGGTTTTGGTGGTTACTACAATACCTTGGACATGAAAAGGTGTTTGTTTTGGATGGTGGCTTAAGAGGCTGGAGTGAAGGAAACTATCCGCTAACATCAGAGGTTCCCGTTTTGAAAAAGGCCACCTTTAAGCCGAATATTAATCATGACCTACTCGCTAATATGGAGGAAGTAAAAGCAGTTTCAGGTGGACAAGTTTCCAATACAATCCTAGTCGATTCCAGAGAAGAAAAACGATATTTAGGATTAGAGGAACCTATTGATAAAAAAGCTGGGCGAATTCCTGGAGCGATTAATAAGCCTTGGTTTGAAGGGTTAAATGCGGGTTATTATAAGACTGCTGAAGTTCAAAATCAACGTTTTTCTGACATTAACCCTGAAAATGATGTCATTGTTTATTGTGGTTCCGGGGTTACGGCAGCACCCAATTTTCTGGCATTAAAGGCAGCTGGGTTTGAAAAGGTAAAACTTTACTTGGGAAGTTTTAGCGATTGGATTTCCTATCAAGAAAACAAGATAGAGTGA
- a CDS encoding 5'-3' exonuclease: protein MENQKPSLMLVDGMALLFRAFYATAVTGQFMINSKGVPTNGIHGFIKHLFTAVSYFNPSHVAVCWDMGSKTFRSELFDAYKGNRGEAPVELIPQFDLVKDVVASFDIPNIGLAGYEADDCIGTIAHQAREHAHVSILTGDQDILQLLDESISVILLKKGYGNYLVHTPDSFFEEKGIKPRQMIDLKALMGDPSDNYPGVKGIGEKTALKLLKEFEHVEGIISNLDRLSKSHKTKIEQDLEMLHLSRMLAEIKCDVPVSCNLEEAGLRIVKDKALNKLNELELRGLHRLLPSEASFIS, encoded by the coding sequence TTGGAAAATCAAAAACCTTCACTAATGCTTGTTGATGGAATGGCGCTGTTATTTCGTGCTTTTTATGCTACGGCTGTAACAGGCCAGTTTATGATAAATTCAAAAGGAGTTCCAACGAATGGAATTCATGGTTTCATCAAACATTTGTTTACGGCTGTTTCTTACTTTAATCCGTCCCATGTGGCAGTTTGCTGGGATATGGGCAGTAAAACGTTCAGGTCAGAGTTATTTGACGCATATAAAGGGAATCGCGGCGAAGCTCCAGTCGAATTAATTCCGCAATTTGACTTAGTTAAAGATGTAGTGGCCTCTTTTGATATCCCTAACATTGGTTTAGCGGGCTATGAAGCAGATGACTGTATTGGAACCATCGCCCATCAAGCTAGAGAGCATGCACATGTTTCGATATTGACGGGAGACCAAGATATCCTTCAGCTCCTAGACGAGAGCATTTCGGTTATTTTATTGAAAAAAGGTTATGGGAATTATCTTGTTCATACACCTGATTCCTTCTTTGAAGAAAAAGGCATCAAACCTCGCCAAATGATCGATTTGAAAGCTTTAATGGGAGATCCTAGTGACAATTATCCTGGAGTTAAAGGAATAGGGGAGAAGACCGCTCTGAAGCTTTTAAAGGAATTTGAACATGTAGAGGGAATCATATCTAATCTTGATCGTCTATCAAAATCACACAAGACAAAAATTGAGCAAGATTTAGAAATGCTCCATTTATCACGTATGCTTGCAGAAATTAAGTGCGATGTCCCTGTCAGCTGTAATTTAGAAGAAGCAGGACTTAGAATTGTAAAAGATAAAGCTTTGAACAAACTAAATGAATTAGAGCTACGCGGCTTGCATCGACTGCTGCCGTCTGAAGCATCGTTTATTTCTTGA
- the sspL gene encoding small, acid-soluble spore protein L gives MSKNGHANRGVKAPGVNPQGYGQDAEFAEEPKSKLENAQKKKNTK, from the coding sequence ATGAGCAAAAACGGTCATGCTAATCGCGGTGTAAAGGCACCTGGAGTCAATCCACAAGGATATGGACAAGACGCAGAGTTCGCTGAGGAACCAAAAAGCAAATTAGAAAATGCACAAAAGAAAAAAAATACGAAATAA
- a CDS encoding divergent PAP2 family protein: MNKGVYLALSSIALAQGLKIPIHYYKKKEWRPDLFFQTGGMPSSHSAGVSTLTTYIALQRGLPTFDFALSLVYGLIVMYDAQGIRRQTGELTLKVNSMHDLIEKVDKEESVEFKQEAPKKLKEMLGHQPEEVIGGAILGAIVGVVGHVCSKKSRKLSKFKLKSDSRWF; the protein is encoded by the coding sequence ATGAACAAAGGTGTTTATTTAGCCCTATCTAGTATAGCTTTAGCCCAGGGCTTAAAGATCCCAATTCATTATTATAAAAAGAAAGAGTGGCGCCCAGACCTCTTTTTTCAAACAGGTGGAATGCCAAGTTCTCACTCAGCTGGAGTTTCAACTCTTACTACCTATATTGCCTTACAGAGAGGGCTGCCAACATTTGATTTTGCTCTCTCACTTGTATATGGATTAATTGTCATGTATGACGCACAAGGAATTAGACGTCAAACTGGTGAACTTACTTTAAAAGTTAATTCGATGCATGATTTAATTGAAAAAGTGGACAAAGAAGAGAGTGTAGAATTTAAACAGGAAGCTCCTAAAAAGCTAAAGGAAATGTTAGGACATCAGCCCGAAGAAGTAATTGGCGGTGCAATACTTGGGGCAATAGTAGGAGTAGTTGGGCATGTGTGCTCAAAAAAGAGTAGAAAATTGTCGAAATTTAAGTTAAAATCTGATAGTAGATGGTTTTAG
- a CDS encoding DUF6123 family protein: MRTVDEYLHYLEGKGFQFQEDAIGFIYFGKQYTNASDELINSAIEITLKAQKKFDGSFYVSLLETLVSSKIQTRNAALKFVKERELVAI; this comes from the coding sequence GTGCGAACAGTTGATGAGTACTTGCACTACCTAGAAGGAAAAGGATTTCAATTTCAAGAAGATGCAATTGGGTTTATTTATTTTGGAAAACAATACACAAATGCTTCTGATGAATTGATTAATTCCGCAATAGAGATCACACTGAAAGCCCAGAAAAAATTTGATGGCAGCTTTTATGTGTCATTATTAGAAACCCTTGTTTCGAGCAAAATACAAACAAGAAATGCAGCCTTAAAGTTCGTTAAAGAAAGAGAACTAGTGGCCATTTAA
- a CDS encoding reverse transcriptase-like protein, whose protein sequence is MIEVYIDGASAGNPGPSGAGIFIKGNGTAEKFSIPLGIMSNHEAEYHAFIKALEICLEKGYTQTVVSFRTDSELVNKAVEKEFVKNKLYAPLLETALQLSHQFDLFFMKWIPSIENKAADELARLAIRKNTLEEE, encoded by the coding sequence TTGATTGAAGTTTATATTGACGGTGCCAGTGCAGGTAATCCAGGTCCAAGCGGTGCTGGAATTTTCATCAAAGGGAATGGGACAGCAGAAAAATTTTCAATTCCACTCGGAATCATGTCTAATCACGAAGCTGAGTATCATGCCTTTATTAAAGCATTAGAGATTTGCTTGGAAAAAGGCTACACACAAACTGTCGTCTCCTTTCGAACAGATTCTGAATTGGTCAATAAAGCTGTCGAGAAGGAATTTGTAAAAAATAAATTGTACGCACCACTCCTGGAAACAGCATTACAGTTATCCCATCAATTTGATTTATTCTTTATGAAATGGATTCCAAGCATTGAGAATAAAGCAGCCGATGAATTGGCACGGCTGGCTATCCGAAAAAACACATTAGAGGAAGAATAA
- a CDS encoding ribonuclease H family protein, with amino-acid sequence MKYKLEWNYKTGKNEKIQFTSDWISTELAIQTGEELEKLGKASDIYFYDEIGTSWILKELKKLVTEIEDDPHEITVYFDGGFQKETNTAGLGVVIFFKQGKKKYRIRANEMFDELETNNEAEYAAFYYALTILEELGVHHLPCEFKGDSQVVLKQLKGEWPCYEDVLNAWLDRIEEKIKSLSLTPKYTPIPRNENKEADKLATQALEGKEIFAKTQII; translated from the coding sequence ATGAAATATAAACTTGAGTGGAATTATAAAACAGGAAAAAATGAAAAAATACAGTTTACCTCTGATTGGATATCAACGGAATTGGCAATACAAACAGGTGAAGAACTTGAAAAACTAGGGAAAGCAAGTGACATTTACTTTTATGATGAAATAGGTACATCGTGGATTTTAAAGGAATTGAAAAAGCTAGTGACTGAAATTGAAGATGATCCTCATGAAATCACTGTTTATTTTGATGGCGGATTTCAAAAGGAAACCAATACTGCCGGCCTAGGAGTTGTTATATTTTTTAAACAAGGGAAAAAGAAATATCGAATTAGGGCGAATGAAATGTTTGATGAATTGGAAACAAATAATGAAGCTGAATATGCTGCCTTTTATTATGCGTTAACGATTTTAGAGGAATTAGGCGTTCATCACCTTCCCTGTGAATTTAAAGGGGACTCGCAGGTCGTCTTAAAACAGCTTAAAGGAGAATGGCCCTGTTATGAAGATGTTCTCAATGCTTGGCTTGACAGGATTGAGGAAAAAATTAAATCGCTCTCCCTTACACCAAAGTACACCCCAATTCCAAGAAATGAAAATAAAGAAGCGGATAAATTGGCTACTCAGGCATTAGAGGGGAAGGAAATTTTCGCAAAGACACAAATCATTTAA
- a CDS encoding zinc-finger domain-containing protein, translating into MKSSSRKELFNYVESLLGEYCNGCFVHQQFKHEGGRRYAHRFCITQCTVGEKLQEYGKKLT; encoded by the coding sequence GTGAAAAGCTCTAGTAGAAAAGAACTGTTTAATTATGTTGAATCCCTGTTAGGTGAATACTGTAATGGTTGTTTTGTGCATCAACAGTTTAAACATGAGGGCGGCAGGAGGTATGCGCATCGCTTTTGTATTACACAATGCACAGTAGGGGAAAAGCTTCAGGAATATGGAAAAAAGCTGACATGA
- the cspD gene encoding cold-shock protein CspD — translation MQNGKVKWFNNEKGFGFIEVEGGDDVFVHFSAITGEGFKSLEEGQEVSFEIVEGNRGPQAANVVKL, via the coding sequence ATGCAAAACGGTAAAGTAAAATGGTTCAACAATGAAAAAGGTTTCGGTTTTATCGAAGTTGAAGGCGGAGACGATGTATTCGTACATTTCAGCGCTATTACTGGCGAAGGCTTCAAATCTTTAGAAGAAGGCCAAGAAGTTTCTTTTGAAATTGTTGAAGGAAACCGTGGACCACAAGCTGCTAACGTAGTAAAACTTTAA
- a CDS encoding helix-turn-helix domain-containing protein: MRTLHLTLEEAIEICKVLAHEHRMKIIRILSEGPMNVNDLSEKIGIPFSTAAVNVKKLEDAELITTEIVPGRGTQKVNSKRYDRIIINLTEVETVEENIISIKMPIGEFINVDIEPTCGLLSHTGIIHPQDDVRSFYEPERKQAQLLWFKSGFVEYHFPNRIPYGSKVDELNFSMEICSEAPYHKLDWPSDISCWVNGVEIGMWTSPGDFGGERGYLTPSWWGTKNTQFGLLKNWTITRNASFIDGVKISDIGIEQLKLLENPYISLKLGVKKDADNKGGMNLFGSKFGNYEQDIVMTIKHFKRNN; the protein is encoded by the coding sequence ATGAGAACACTACACTTAACATTAGAAGAAGCCATTGAAATTTGTAAAGTTCTGGCCCATGAACACCGAATGAAGATCATTCGGATATTAAGTGAAGGACCTATGAATGTAAATGACTTATCTGAAAAGATCGGGATTCCTTTTTCTACAGCAGCAGTTAATGTAAAAAAGTTAGAGGATGCAGAACTAATTACCACAGAAATTGTTCCAGGACGAGGAACTCAAAAAGTAAATTCAAAAAGGTACGACCGTATTATTATTAATTTGACTGAAGTTGAAACCGTAGAAGAGAACATCATATCTATTAAAATGCCGATTGGCGAGTTTATAAACGTTGATATCGAGCCAACATGCGGCCTTTTAAGTCACACAGGCATCATTCATCCCCAGGATGATGTACGTTCATTTTATGAACCCGAGAGGAAGCAAGCCCAACTTCTTTGGTTTAAATCAGGATTTGTTGAGTATCATTTCCCTAATCGAATTCCATATGGTTCTAAAGTGGATGAATTAAACTTTTCAATGGAAATTTGTTCTGAGGCACCTTATCACAAATTGGATTGGCCATCCGACATTTCCTGTTGGGTTAATGGCGTTGAGATAGGGATGTGGACAAGTCCTGGTGATTTTGGAGGTGAAAGAGGATACTTAACACCGTCGTGGTGGGGAACTAAAAATACCCAATTTGGTCTATTAAAAAATTGGACTATCACTAGAAATGCCAGTTTTATTGATGGGGTTAAAATATCAGACATAGGTATAGAGCAACTAAAATTATTAGAAAATCCCTATATTTCTTTGAAGTTAGGCGTGAAGAAAGATGCAGATAATAAGGGTGGAATGAACTTATTCGGGTCAAAATTCGGAAATTATGAACAAGATATTGTAATGACCATTAAACACTTTAAAAGGAACAATTGA